The Methylobacterium sp. PvR107 genome contains a region encoding:
- a CDS encoding EAL domain-containing protein: MQDTSDHIHLPAGAILFEAGAIGDCAYLILSGSIEIFLRRDGAVAVLGRRGPGEIFGEMAILDARPRSAGIRAAADCVLLPVGEAQIRQRLAGADPILRLCLETLIARFREALPRLAPAEAERRPMPPSPTARADFDAALAALTQEHALRRALARHEFALYLQPIVRLATGRLAGFEALIRWHDPERGLVAPAAFIPAAEASGQIVAITAWVIDELGRIMPGILRAALHAPATVEPSLFVSFNVTAQDLARSDMPGLIGAMLGRSGLAPEALKLEITESTLMQDPAGAAAALARCRAAGLGIAVDDFGTGYSSLSHLSTLPITTLKIDRAFIRPMLAEPRDRRIVQTILRLADEIGVVAVAEGIEGAAEAQALTAMGCALGQGYHFGRPMPLPDALARAASWDAQAWRGVPPAPATPLSA, translated from the coding sequence GTGCAGGACACGTCCGATCACATCCATCTCCCAGCCGGCGCCATCCTGTTCGAGGCGGGCGCCATCGGAGACTGCGCCTACCTGATCCTGAGCGGGAGCATCGAAATCTTCCTGCGTCGCGACGGCGCGGTGGCGGTGCTCGGCCGTCGCGGCCCCGGCGAGATCTTCGGCGAGATGGCCATCCTCGACGCCCGTCCGCGCTCGGCGGGGATCCGCGCCGCGGCGGATTGCGTGCTCCTGCCGGTCGGCGAGGCGCAGATCCGCCAGAGGCTCGCCGGGGCCGACCCGATCCTGCGGCTCTGCCTCGAGACGCTCATCGCGCGATTTCGCGAGGCCCTGCCGCGCCTCGCGCCCGCGGAGGCGGAACGACGGCCCATGCCGCCATCGCCCACGGCGCGCGCCGATTTCGACGCGGCGCTGGCGGCGCTCACGCAGGAGCACGCCCTCCGCCGGGCGCTCGCGCGCCACGAGTTTGCCCTCTACCTGCAGCCGATCGTGCGGCTCGCCACCGGGCGGCTCGCCGGGTTCGAGGCGCTGATCCGCTGGCACGATCCCGAGCGCGGGCTCGTCGCCCCCGCGGCCTTCATCCCGGCCGCGGAAGCCAGCGGCCAGATCGTCGCGATCACCGCCTGGGTGATCGACGAGCTCGGCCGGATCATGCCCGGGATCCTGCGGGCGGCCCTGCATGCACCGGCCACCGTGGAGCCGTCCCTGTTCGTGAGCTTCAACGTGACGGCCCAGGATCTCGCCCGGTCGGACATGCCGGGCCTGATCGGCGCGATGCTCGGCCGAAGCGGCCTCGCTCCCGAGGCTCTGAAGCTCGAGATCACCGAGAGCACGCTGATGCAGGATCCGGCAGGGGCCGCCGCCGCGCTCGCGCGCTGCCGCGCCGCCGGCCTGGGCATCGCGGTGGACGATTTCGGGACCGGCTACTCCTCGCTCAGCCACCTCAGCACCCTGCCGATCACCACCCTCAAGATCGACCGAGCCTTCATCCGGCCGATGCTGGCGGAGCCGCGCGATCGCCGGATCGTCCAGACCATCCTGCGCCTCGCCGACGAGATCGGGGTGGTTGCGGTGGCCGAGGGGATCGAGGGGGCGGCCGAGGCGCAGGCGCTCACCGCGATGGGCTGTGCGCTGGGCCAGGGGTACCATTTCGGCCGTCCCATGCCGCTGCCGGACGCGCTCGCCCGCGCGGCTTCCTGGGATGCCCAGGCCTGGCGCGGCGTTCCGCCGGCCCCGGCCACCCCGCTCTCGGCCTGA
- a CDS encoding phytochelatin synthase family protein, with amino-acid sequence MISIATRPDFQDPALLARAWALPVAAAYRRRPYEYQSNPSFCGPASVANLLRSLGVDFSQADLLRGTAFQPWFGVLVNGLTLDELAALIRRRLDRPVRVVRDLSLPHFRAAMASGNDPDKRLVVNFHRGPLFGQGAGHFSPILGYLPDRDLVFVGDVNGDYRPFLVGSERLWRAVTTLDRTSGKARGLLIVDTALP; translated from the coding sequence GTGATCTCGATCGCGACACGGCCGGACTTTCAGGATCCTGCCCTCCTGGCGCGGGCCTGGGCCTTGCCCGTGGCCGCGGCGTACCGGCGACGTCCCTACGAATACCAGAGCAACCCGAGCTTCTGCGGTCCTGCCAGCGTGGCGAACCTGCTCCGCTCCCTCGGGGTCGACTTCTCACAAGCCGATTTGCTCCGCGGTACGGCGTTTCAGCCCTGGTTCGGCGTGCTCGTGAACGGCCTGACGCTGGATGAGCTGGCGGCGCTGATACGAAGGCGGCTCGATCGTCCGGTCCGTGTTGTCCGCGATCTCTCGTTGCCTCACTTCCGCGCGGCGATGGCCAGCGGCAACGATCCCGACAAGCGGCTGGTCGTCAACTTCCACCGGGGGCCCCTGTTCGGCCAGGGCGCCGGGCACTTCTCGCCGATCCTCGGATATCTTCCGGACCGCGATCTCGTCTTTGTCGGCGACGTGAACGGGGATTACCGGCCTTTTCTTGTCGGCAGCGAGCGTTTGTGGCGCGCCGTCACGACGCTTGATCGCACGTCCGGCAAAGCCCGGGGATTGCTGATCGTCGATACGGCTCTGCCTTAA
- a CDS encoding efflux RND transporter permease subunit: MGLVLYALKFRITTYVLAVLMMLGGIGAILVTPKDVLPVVDIPVVVVVWTYTGLSAPEMEQRITTYAEYGISNNVNNIRRMESTTLQGTAVQRIYFDPSVSIDLAIAQVVSSTNSIRAVMPTGTQPPVIVRYSASSVPVIQLALTSAKQSLNEVYDYAQYRIRQTLAQVPGSTLPSPFGGAPRQIMVDLDLNALQALGLTPLDVTNAMTAQNLTVPSGLTKIGEQQYPVQLNATPPSIETLNTAPIKVVAGQPVLMRDVAYVRDGGPPQVNVVSADGQQAVLMQIIKNGTASTLNVVNNVKAAMPTIRAAAPEGLSIKQLFDQSVFVSNAIEGVLHEALTAAALTGLAILLFLGSWRSTIIVLISIPLCVMTSLAVLAALGQTINVMTLGGLALAVGILVDDATVAIENTYRLFEEGEEFRESVVHGAAGIAKPALISTLAICAAFTAVFALTDTPKYLFTPQALAVVFAMLTSYLLSRTLVPLLIDVIVAPEYRQKHAKDRTQHEAPRRGRIARGLGLVGAPVMRLAGWIHGHFERGFARFHRGYVGLLHAVLRHRLVTLGAAGGVLGMTGLLFMFVGQDYFPQIEASQMTMHLRTRTGMRIETARQVFAEIEGTVREVIPPDEVDQILQNIGLPSNNYNFAFSDGSFVSYNDGQMLISLKEGHHAVAGYQKRLRAVLMKRFPDVTVYFQPADMITQILNFGVITPIDVQVSGRNKEKDLEVAQRIVQRLKHTKGLVDVHLQQIVNEPQFYVEVDRRLASELGLTEQQVAQNMNISLSGSYQVTPNFWPDPKTGIPYQLWVQTPEYRNSSLTDLRNTPMFVRAATTGSGPGVLTLLSSLADIRRMPTQTMISHVNIQPTFDIFASVQDRDLGAVARDIDAIVLDEQKNLQAPDKITVRGQIENMRSAFFRLEVGLAIALIAVYLLMAVNYQSWGDPFVVIAALPMAFCGITFALFITGTTFSIPSIFGAIMSVGIASANSILLVTFAKEHREETGCSALEAAITAGETRLRPVLMTASAMFLGLIPMALGTGEGGEQNAALARAVMGGIAFATPATLLLVPFLYVLMRGGPAQPVQDYLEPGAQPAA; encoded by the coding sequence ATGGGCCTCGTCCTCTACGCCCTCAAGTTCCGGATCACGACCTACGTGCTCGCGGTGCTGATGATGCTAGGCGGCATCGGGGCGATCCTCGTCACGCCCAAGGACGTGCTGCCGGTCGTCGATATCCCGGTCGTCGTGGTGGTCTGGACCTATACCGGCCTGTCCGCGCCGGAGATGGAACAGCGCATCACCACCTATGCCGAGTACGGCATCTCCAACAACGTCAACAACATCCGCCGCATGGAGTCGACGACGCTCCAGGGCACGGCGGTCCAGCGGATCTATTTCGACCCCTCGGTCAGCATCGACCTTGCCATCGCGCAGGTCGTTTCCTCCACCAACTCGATCCGCGCCGTCATGCCCACCGGCACGCAGCCGCCGGTGATCGTGCGCTATTCGGCCTCGTCGGTGCCGGTGATCCAGCTCGCCCTGACGTCGGCCAAGCAGAGCCTCAACGAGGTCTACGATTACGCCCAGTACCGGATCCGTCAGACGCTCGCGCAGGTCCCGGGCTCGACCCTGCCGTCGCCGTTCGGCGGCGCCCCCCGGCAGATCATGGTCGATCTCGATCTCAACGCCCTGCAGGCGCTCGGCCTGACGCCGCTCGACGTCACCAACGCCATGACGGCCCAGAACCTGACGGTGCCGTCCGGGCTCACCAAGATCGGCGAGCAGCAATACCCCGTGCAGCTCAACGCCACCCCGCCGTCGATCGAGACGCTCAACACCGCGCCGATCAAGGTGGTGGCGGGTCAGCCCGTGCTGATGCGGGACGTCGCCTATGTCCGCGACGGCGGGCCGCCACAGGTCAACGTGGTCAGCGCCGACGGCCAGCAGGCCGTGCTGATGCAGATCATCAAGAACGGCACCGCCTCGACCCTCAACGTCGTCAACAACGTCAAGGCGGCGATGCCGACGATCCGCGCGGCGGCGCCCGAAGGCCTGTCGATCAAGCAGCTGTTCGACCAGTCGGTCTTCGTGTCGAACGCCATCGAAGGCGTGCTGCACGAGGCGCTCACCGCGGCGGCGCTGACGGGGCTCGCGATCCTGCTGTTCCTGGGATCCTGGCGCTCGACGATCATCGTGCTGATCTCGATCCCGCTCTGCGTGATGACCTCACTCGCCGTGCTGGCGGCTCTGGGCCAGACCATCAACGTCATGACGCTCGGCGGCCTCGCGCTCGCGGTCGGCATCCTGGTGGACGATGCCACGGTGGCGATCGAGAACACCTACCGGCTCTTCGAGGAGGGCGAGGAGTTCCGCGAGAGCGTGGTCCACGGCGCCGCCGGGATCGCCAAGCCGGCCCTGATCTCGACGCTTGCGATCTGCGCGGCCTTCACGGCGGTGTTCGCGCTGACCGACACGCCGAAATACCTGTTCACCCCGCAGGCGCTCGCGGTCGTGTTCGCGATGCTGACCTCCTACCTGCTGTCACGGACCCTGGTGCCGCTGCTGATCGACGTGATCGTGGCGCCGGAATACCGGCAGAAGCATGCCAAGGACCGGACGCAGCACGAGGCCCCCCGCCGGGGCCGGATCGCGCGGGGACTCGGTCTCGTCGGCGCCCCCGTGATGCGGCTCGCCGGGTGGATCCATGGCCATTTCGAGCGCGGCTTCGCGCGGTTCCATCGGGGTTATGTCGGCCTGCTCCACGCGGTGCTGCGCCACCGGCTCGTCACCCTGGGCGCGGCCGGCGGCGTGCTCGGCATGACCGGATTGCTGTTCATGTTCGTGGGCCAGGATTACTTCCCGCAGATCGAGGCGAGCCAGATGACCATGCATCTGCGCACCCGCACCGGCATGCGCATCGAGACCGCCCGGCAGGTCTTCGCCGAGATCGAGGGCACGGTCCGCGAGGTGATCCCGCCGGATGAGGTCGACCAGATCCTCCAGAACATCGGCCTGCCGTCGAACAACTACAATTTCGCGTTCTCGGACGGTTCGTTCGTCTCCTACAACGACGGCCAGATGCTGATCAGCCTCAAGGAGGGGCACCACGCGGTGGCCGGCTATCAGAAGCGCCTGCGCGCGGTGCTGATGAAGCGGTTTCCCGACGTCACCGTGTATTTCCAGCCCGCCGACATGATCACCCAGATCCTGAACTTCGGCGTGATCACCCCGATCGACGTGCAGGTCTCCGGCCGGAACAAGGAGAAGGACCTGGAGGTGGCCCAGCGCATCGTCCAGCGGCTGAAGCACACGAAGGGCCTCGTCGACGTGCACCTGCAGCAGATCGTCAACGAGCCGCAATTCTACGTCGAGGTCGACCGGCGCCTCGCCTCCGAACTCGGGCTGACCGAGCAGCAGGTGGCGCAGAACATGAACATCTCGCTGTCGGGCAGCTACCAGGTGACGCCGAACTTCTGGCCCGATCCGAAGACCGGCATCCCCTACCAGCTCTGGGTGCAGACGCCCGAATATCGCAACAGCTCGCTCACCGACCTGCGCAACACGCCGATGTTCGTGCGCGCCGCGACCACCGGCTCCGGTCCGGGCGTGCTGACGCTGCTCTCCAGCCTCGCCGACATCCGCCGGATGCCGACGCAGACGATGATCAGCCACGTCAACATCCAGCCGACCTTCGACATCTTCGCGTCGGTCCAGGACCGGGATCTCGGCGCGGTGGCCCGCGACATCGACGCGATCGTCCTGGACGAGCAGAAGAACCTGCAGGCGCCCGACAAGATCACGGTGCGCGGGCAGATCGAGAACATGCGCTCGGCCTTCTTCCGCCTGGAGGTCGGCCTCGCCATCGCGCTGATCGCCGTCTACCTGCTGATGGCGGTGAACTACCAGAGCTGGGGCGACCCCTTCGTGGTGATCGCGGCCCTGCCGATGGCCTTCTGCGGCATTACCTTCGCGCTGTTCATCACCGGGACCACGTTCTCGATCCCGTCGATCTTCGGGGCGATCATGTCGGTGGGCATCGCCTCGGCGAACTCGATCCTGCTCGTCACCTTTGCCAAGGAGCACCGGGAGGAAACGGGCTGCAGCGCCCTGGAGGCGGCGATCACCGCGGGCGAGACCCGGCTGCGGCCGGTGCTGATGACCGCCTCTGCGATGTTCCTGGGGTTGATCCCGATGGCGCTGGGCACCGGCGAGGGCGGCGAGCAGAACGCCGCGCTCGCCCGCGCCGTCATGGGCGGCATCGCCTTCGCGACGCCGGCGACGCTGCTTCTGGTGCCGTTCCTCTACGTGCTGATGCGGGGCGGACCGGCGCAGCCGGTGCAGGATTACCTGGAGCCGGGGGCGCAGCCGGCCGCCTGA
- the tsaE gene encoding tRNA (adenosine(37)-N6)-threonylcarbamoyltransferase complex ATPase subunit type 1 TsaE, with translation MDGDDRDGQKADEGAGASAPPAPWEFVLPEETATEDLGLFLSEFLCPGDVVALSGGLGGGKTTLARAVIRELAGDPRLEVPSPTFTLIQPYTARDGRAIIHADLYRLRDPDELVELGFDEMAEGAITLVEWPERLPSRDAPVLTVDLSLRAEFGPEARFARIDGTGGMRARLDRARAVRRLLERSGWDLAERVLMQGDASSRAYERLTKPDGTSAVLMIAPPRPDGPPVRDGKPYSAIVHLAESVHAFVALDRGLRALGFSAPKIYGEDLAEGLLILEDLGSEPVVEAGAPRPERYAEAVRLLARLHATPLPPVLPVADGIEHVLPPYDTEALLFEAELMPDWYAPAIRDATLSAEARSDFVDLWRAALQGAAPDRPTWTLRDYHSPNLIWLPERAGLERVGLIDFQDAVMGHPAYDVASLLQDARVDTTAEFELRLLGLYARERRGRDPAFDVGAFATAYALLAAQRATKILGIFARLDRRDGKPGYLAHLPRIEGYLARNLAHPALAGLRDWHAAHLPGLVTPAPES, from the coding sequence TTGGACGGAGACGATCGGGACGGGCAGAAGGCCGACGAGGGGGCGGGCGCATCCGCGCCGCCGGCCCCGTGGGAGTTCGTGCTGCCGGAGGAGACGGCGACCGAGGATCTCGGCCTGTTCCTCTCCGAATTCCTGTGTCCGGGCGACGTCGTGGCCCTGTCGGGCGGTCTCGGCGGCGGCAAGACGACGCTCGCCCGCGCGGTGATCCGCGAACTGGCGGGCGATCCGCGCCTGGAGGTGCCGAGCCCGACCTTCACGCTGATCCAGCCCTACACGGCCCGGGACGGCCGGGCGATCATCCACGCCGACCTCTACCGTCTGCGCGATCCCGATGAACTGGTCGAGCTCGGCTTCGACGAGATGGCCGAGGGCGCGATCACGCTGGTCGAATGGCCCGAGCGGCTGCCGTCCCGCGACGCTCCGGTGCTGACCGTCGATCTGTCCCTGCGGGCGGAATTCGGCCCCGAGGCGCGGTTCGCCCGGATCGACGGCACCGGCGGCATGCGGGCCCGCCTCGACCGGGCCCGGGCCGTGCGCCGGCTGCTCGAGCGCAGCGGCTGGGACTTGGCCGAGCGCGTGCTGATGCAGGGCGACGCCTCGTCCCGTGCCTACGAGCGCCTGACGAAGCCCGACGGCACCAGCGCCGTGCTGATGATCGCGCCGCCCCGGCCCGACGGGCCGCCGGTGCGCGACGGCAAGCCCTACAGTGCGATCGTGCATCTGGCCGAGAGCGTCCACGCCTTCGTGGCCCTTGACCGGGGCCTGCGGGCGCTCGGCTTCTCGGCGCCGAAGATCTACGGCGAGGACCTCGCCGAAGGCCTCCTGATCCTGGAGGATCTCGGCAGCGAGCCGGTGGTCGAGGCCGGCGCGCCGCGGCCCGAGCGCTACGCCGAGGCCGTGCGGCTGCTCGCCAGGCTCCACGCGACGCCGCTTCCCCCGGTCCTGCCGGTGGCGGACGGGATCGAGCACGTGCTGCCGCCCTACGACACGGAGGCGCTGCTGTTCGAGGCCGAGCTGATGCCCGACTGGTACGCGCCCGCGATCCGGGATGCCACCTTGTCGGCCGAGGCGCGGTCGGACTTCGTCGACCTGTGGCGGGCGGCCCTGCAGGGCGCGGCCCCGGACCGGCCGACCTGGACCCTGCGGGACTACCACTCGCCCAACCTGATCTGGCTGCCCGAGCGTGCCGGGCTGGAGCGGGTCGGGCTGATCGACTTCCAGGACGCCGTGATGGGTCATCCGGCCTACGACGTCGCCTCGCTGCTGCAGGATGCCCGGGTCGACACCACCGCCGAGTTCGAGCTGCGGCTGCTCGGGCTCTACGCCCGCGAGCGCCGCGGTCGCGACCCGGCCTTCGACGTCGGCGCCTTCGCCACGGCCTACGCGCTGCTCGCCGCGCAGCGCGCCACCAAGATCCTCGGGATCTTCGCGCGGCTCGACCGGCGCGACGGCAAGCCCGGCTACCTCGCCCACTTGCCGCGGATCGAGGGCTACCTCGCGCGCAATCTCGCCCATCCCGCGCTCGCCGGGCTGCGCGACTGGCACGCGGCGCATCTGCCGGGCCTCGTCACCCCCGCCCCCGAATCCTGA
- a CDS encoding adenylate/guanylate cyclase domain-containing protein has product MSLPKTRTATVDALSGSGRVRRGAGPAQTASPRDGAAPWGAALLTAAAMPLLLGLAAATEPEPVTLGLAGLTLTWLALRMERLRSAARIATRHRDNLARLAAPAVARLVAESDSVALRAGWEQEATVLFADIRGFTCLCETLAPGEVAAFLAAFRTRAAQAIELAGGLVDKFVGDEVMAVFGVPHAAPGDTDRAVAAARSLAAAMSAWSGERERAGLPPVRIGIGLHRGSVFIGAIGAERVEFTAVGDTVNVARRLEQMTRTLACDCIVSEAVVQDAAPGEARIVAVRPVRGACAVLRLFAIRLDP; this is encoded by the coding sequence ATGTCCCTTCCGAAAACCCGCACGGCGACGGTGGACGCCCTTTCCGGGTCCGGTCGGGTGCGCCGGGGGGCCGGGCCGGCGCAGACCGCCTCCCCGCGCGACGGCGCCGCGCCATGGGGCGCCGCGCTCCTCACCGCGGCGGCGATGCCGCTGCTTCTGGGGCTCGCAGCCGCGACGGAGCCGGAACCCGTCACCCTCGGCCTCGCCGGGCTTACCCTGACCTGGCTCGCGCTGCGGATGGAGCGCCTGCGCTCCGCGGCCCGGATCGCGACGCGTCATCGCGACAACCTCGCGCGCCTGGCCGCGCCGGCGGTTGCCCGGTTGGTCGCCGAGTCCGATTCCGTCGCGCTGCGCGCCGGCTGGGAGCAGGAGGCGACGGTGCTGTTTGCCGACATCCGCGGCTTTACCTGCCTGTGCGAGACCTTGGCGCCCGGCGAGGTTGCGGCCTTCCTCGCGGCGTTCCGGACGCGCGCCGCGCAGGCGATCGAGCTTGCGGGCGGCCTCGTCGACAAGTTCGTCGGCGACGAGGTCATGGCCGTGTTCGGCGTGCCGCACGCGGCACCAGGTGATACCGATCGCGCCGTCGCGGCGGCCCGCTCTCTGGCTGCCGCAATGTCGGCCTGGAGTGGCGAGCGGGAGCGGGCGGGTCTGCCGCCGGTCCGGATCGGGATCGGGCTGCACCGCGGCTCGGTTTTCATCGGCGCCATCGGGGCGGAGCGCGTCGAGTTCACCGCGGTGGGCGATACCGTCAACGTGGCCCGCCGCCTGGAGCAGATGACCCGCACTCTGGCCTGCGACTGCATCGTCTCGGAGGCCGTGGTTCAGGATGCGGCGCCCGGCGAGGCACGGATTGTCGCCGTTCGGCCGGTGCGCGGCGCCTGTGCCGTCCTGCGCCTGTTCGCCATCCGGCTGGACCCGTAG
- a CDS encoding nucleotidyltransferase family protein — translation MSELKPAVSRAFVLAAGLGKRMRPVTATMPKPLVEVAGKALLDHALDRVAEAGIGTAVVNVHYLADLIEGHLARRAEESGQGPATIVSDERAALLETGGGIRKALPLLGEAPFVVLNSDSFWLEGPASNLSRLIGRWDADRMDCLLLVAPTATSLGYEGAGDFVMEPDGRLGRRGERKVAPFIYAGVAILSPGLFAGTPEGAFSLNLLFDRAIEAGRLFGLRLDGQWLHVGTPEAIRAAEERVRASARTP, via the coding sequence ATGAGCGAGCTCAAGCCAGCCGTCAGCCGCGCCTTCGTCCTGGCCGCGGGCCTGGGCAAGCGCATGCGTCCGGTGACCGCCACGATGCCCAAGCCCCTGGTGGAGGTCGCCGGCAAGGCGCTCCTCGACCATGCCCTGGACCGGGTCGCGGAGGCCGGGATCGGCACGGCCGTGGTCAACGTCCACTATCTCGCCGACCTGATCGAGGGCCATCTCGCCCGGCGGGCGGAGGAGTCGGGTCAGGGACCGGCCACGATCGTGTCGGACGAGCGCGCGGCGCTTCTGGAGACCGGCGGAGGCATCCGCAAAGCGCTGCCGCTTCTGGGCGAGGCGCCCTTCGTGGTGCTGAACTCGGACTCGTTCTGGCTCGAAGGGCCGGCCTCCAACCTGAGCCGGCTGATCGGCCGCTGGGACGCGGACCGCATGGATTGCCTGCTGCTGGTGGCCCCCACCGCCACCAGCCTCGGCTACGAGGGGGCCGGCGACTTCGTGATGGAGCCGGATGGACGCCTGGGGCGCCGCGGGGAGCGCAAGGTCGCTCCCTTCATCTACGCGGGGGTGGCGATCCTGAGCCCAGGCCTGTTCGCGGGCACGCCGGAGGGCGCCTTCTCGCTCAACCTCCTGTTCGACCGGGCGATCGAGGCCGGACGGCTGTTCGGCCTTCGTCTCGACGGCCAATGGCTGCATGTCGGCACGCCGGAGGCGATCCGGGCCGCGGAGGAGCGGGTGCGGGCGAGCGCGCGGACGCCATAG
- the cynS gene encoding cyanase: MKREDLTEKLLDIKREKGWSWKHIHAEIGGLSPFLITAACMGQMKLPKAQAKRAAELFGLTAAEERMLNEPPYRGSIPSMPPTDPLIYRFYELVMVYGTTFKELIQEEFGDGIMSAIDFNMDMAREANNKGDRVRLTMSGKFLPYKYYGNDDDTPEYGFKEG, from the coding sequence ATGAAGCGCGAGGACCTCACCGAGAAGCTGCTCGACATCAAGCGCGAGAAGGGCTGGAGCTGGAAGCATATCCACGCGGAGATCGGGGGGCTCTCGCCGTTCCTGATCACCGCGGCCTGCATGGGCCAGATGAAGCTGCCGAAGGCGCAGGCCAAGCGGGCGGCCGAGCTGTTCGGCCTCACGGCCGCCGAGGAGCGGATGCTCAACGAGCCGCCCTACCGGGGCTCGATCCCGTCGATGCCGCCCACCGATCCGCTGATCTACCGGTTCTACGAACTGGTGATGGTCTACGGCACGACCTTCAAGGAGCTGATCCAAGAGGAATTCGGCGACGGCATCATGTCGGCGATCGACTTCAACATGGACATGGCCCGCGAGGCCAACAACAAGGGCGACCGCGTGCGGCTCACCATGTCGGGCAAGTTCCTGCCGTACAAGTATTACGGCAACGACGACGACACCCCGGAATACGGGTTCAAGGAGGGGTGA
- a CDS encoding outer membrane protein encodes MIKKLLLATAATALVSTAASAADLPRRAAPPPVFTPVPVFTWTGFYGGLETAYTFTDSQRITTAGISAINIANVATGARPAATRISDDGFANIGGTAGFNYQFTPGSGIVVGIANSIDWTDLAKNRAYLGSTGALSSFRQSTDWIGTLVGRVGYAFDRVMVYGLGGLAYGNVSYDANFFSPAGALAFAGRHDDFETGFAYGGGIEFALPTDSFLNTFAVGRYLGLKYDALTVKAEYVHYDLGSRNVLVGAIPGVGLGSGYISRFRTEGSIVRAGFNYKFGGL; translated from the coding sequence ATGATCAAGAAGCTCCTCCTCGCCACCGCCGCGACGGCCCTCGTCTCGACCGCCGCCTCGGCCGCCGACCTGCCGCGCCGTGCCGCCCCGCCGCCGGTGTTCACGCCGGTGCCGGTCTTCACCTGGACGGGCTTCTACGGCGGTCTCGAGACGGCCTACACCTTCACCGACAGCCAGCGGATCACCACGGCCGGCATCTCGGCTATCAACATCGCCAACGTGGCGACGGGCGCCCGCCCGGCGGCGACCCGGATCTCCGATGACGGCTTCGCCAACATCGGCGGCACGGCCGGCTTCAACTACCAGTTCACGCCGGGCTCGGGCATCGTGGTCGGCATCGCCAACAGCATCGACTGGACCGATCTGGCCAAGAACCGCGCCTATCTCGGCAGCACCGGTGCGCTGAGCAGCTTCCGGCAGAGCACCGACTGGATCGGCACGCTCGTGGGCCGCGTCGGCTACGCCTTCGACCGCGTCATGGTCTACGGCCTGGGCGGCCTTGCCTACGGCAACGTGTCCTACGACGCGAACTTCTTCTCGCCCGCCGGCGCCCTCGCCTTCGCCGGCCGCCACGACGACTTCGAGACCGGCTTCGCCTACGGCGGCGGCATCGAGTTCGCGCTGCCCACCGACAGCTTCCTGAACACCTTCGCGGTGGGCCGGTATCTGGGCCTGAAGTACGACGCCCTGACGGTCAAGGCCGAGTACGTCCACTACGATCTCGGCAGCCGGAACGTGCTCGTCGGCGCGATCCCGGGCGTCGGCCTCGGCTCGGGCTACATCTCGCGCTTCCGGACCGAGGGCAGCATCGTCCGCGCCGGCTTCAACTACAAGTTCGGCGGCCTCTGA